A window of the Rubeoparvulum massiliense genome harbors these coding sequences:
- the prmC gene encoding peptide chain release factor N(5)-glutamine methyltransferase — protein sequence MSFTIQEAQRRASLFLQQHGVDEAALEAEILVRELHGWDRATLFTHWLDPFAVPLEQQLESWLQRRIAGEPIQYIIGHVDFYGLSFDVGEGCLIPRPETELLVDAALKRYYQHPVSTIADIGTGSGAIAVTLAYHLPEVQVIAVDLSPRALQYAQRNATKLGVESRITWLEGDGIMPLQTAGIKVGMLLSNPPYIASAEIATLAKKVREYEPRLALDGGETGLVFYEQTAPFLPEVLQPEGWVAMEVGAGQGEAVEALFHAHGAKQTAMIEDFQGILRHVIAFYS from the coding sequence ATGTCATTCACCATACAAGAGGCCCAACGCCGGGCTTCTCTTTTTTTACAACAGCATGGAGTAGACGAAGCAGCGTTGGAGGCTGAGATCCTCGTCAGGGAGCTACATGGCTGGGATCGGGCTACTCTGTTTACCCATTGGCTCGATCCGTTTGCAGTTCCATTGGAGCAACAGCTTGAGAGCTGGCTACAGCGTCGTATTGCTGGGGAGCCGATTCAATACATTATCGGCCATGTGGATTTCTACGGCCTCTCCTTTGATGTAGGAGAAGGATGTTTAATTCCCCGACCAGAGACGGAGCTTTTGGTAGATGCTGCATTGAAGCGCTACTATCAACACCCTGTCTCCACCATTGCCGACATTGGTACAGGTAGTGGGGCTATTGCAGTTACACTGGCCTATCATCTCCCTGAAGTTCAAGTGATTGCTGTAGATCTCTCTCCTCGTGCCTTACAATATGCTCAGCGCAATGCTACCAAGCTCGGAGTTGAATCACGAATTACCTGGCTGGAGGGGGATGGGATCATGCCGCTCCAAACAGCAGGCATCAAGGTGGGCATGCTACTATCCAATCCACCCTATATTGCTTCTGCCGAGATTGCCACCTTGGCTAAGAAGGTAAGAGAATATGAACCACGCTTGGCGCTAGATGGTGGTGAGACCGGTTTAGTTTTTTATGAGCAAACAGCTCCCTTCTTACCAGAGGTATTACAGCCAGAAGGCTGGGTCGCCATGGAAGTGGGAGCTGGCCAAGGCGAAGCAGTGGAGGCACTTTTTCATGCTCATGGTGCGAAGCAGACAGCAATGATTGAAGACTTTCAAGGGATTTTACGCCATGTCATTGCCTTCTATTCTTAA
- the prfA gene encoding peptide chain release factor 1, which yields MLERLEQVEQRFEELNQLLCDPNIVSDPQKLRTYSKEQSDLDETVQVYRQYKDVAQQLQDAKSLLGEKLDAEMREMVKMEIDELSEQAEKLQEKLKILLLPKDPNDDKNVIVEIRGAAGGDEAALFAGALYRMYTRYAELHGYKTEIMEANYTELGGFKEVIFSVMGKGAYSRLKYESGAHRVQRIPSTESGGRIHTSTATVAVLPEAEEVEVEINENDVRIDLFCSSGPGGQSVNTTQSAVRLTHIPTGIVVSCQDEKSQIKNKEKAMRVLRARLYDKYQQEAQAEYDQVRKSAVGTGDRSERIRTYNYPQSRVTDHRIGLTLHKLEMVLNGELDEIIDALILHDQTERMKAHA from the coding sequence ATGTTAGAACGTTTAGAGCAAGTGGAGCAACGTTTTGAGGAGTTAAATCAACTCCTTTGTGATCCCAATATTGTTTCGGATCCCCAGAAGTTGCGCACCTACTCCAAAGAACAGTCTGATCTTGATGAAACTGTTCAGGTATATCGTCAATATAAGGATGTTGCCCAACAACTGCAGGATGCTAAATCCCTACTCGGTGAAAAACTGGATGCCGAGATGCGGGAAATGGTGAAAATGGAAATTGATGAATTATCTGAGCAAGCAGAAAAACTTCAAGAGAAATTGAAGATTCTTCTCCTTCCCAAAGACCCCAACGACGATAAGAACGTCATTGTGGAGATCCGTGGTGCTGCAGGTGGAGATGAAGCAGCATTATTTGCAGGAGCACTGTATCGGATGTACACGCGGTATGCCGAGCTCCATGGTTACAAGACAGAGATCATGGAAGCCAACTATACTGAACTAGGTGGCTTCAAAGAAGTGATTTTTTCGGTGATGGGCAAAGGAGCCTATAGCCGCTTGAAATATGAGAGTGGTGCCCATCGTGTGCAACGGATTCCTTCTACTGAGTCAGGAGGACGTATTCACACCTCCACTGCAACAGTTGCTGTTCTTCCAGAAGCGGAAGAAGTAGAAGTGGAGATTAATGAGAACGATGTCCGCATCGATCTATTCTGCTCCAGTGGACCAGGTGGACAGAGTGTAAACACCACCCAATCTGCCGTTCGTCTTACCCACATTCCTACTGGGATCGTCGTCTCCTGTCAGGATGAAAAATCCCAGATCAAAAATAAGGAGAAGGCAATGCGGGTTTTGCGTGCGCGTCTATATGATAAGTATCAGCAAGAAGCGCAAGCAGAGTATGATCAGGTGAGGAAATCCGCTGTTGGAACAGGGGATCGCAGTGAGCGGATCCGGACGTACAATTATCCACAGAGCCGTGTGACCGATCATCGGATTGGATTAACCCTGCATAAGCTTGAAATGGTACTCAATGGCGAATTGGATGAAATTATTGATGCCTTAATTCTACATGACCAAACAGAACGGATGAAGGCGCACGCATAA